The following proteins are encoded in a genomic region of Sparus aurata chromosome 11, fSpaAur1.1, whole genome shotgun sequence:
- the lrrc7 gene encoding leucine-rich repeat-containing protein 7 isoform X3, which yields MDNYSTLQLQCLEMTTKRKLIGRLVPCRCFRGEEEVISVLDYSHCSLQQVPKEIFSFERTLEELYLDANQIEELPKQLFNCQALKKLSMPDNDLSNLPTTIASLVNLKELDISKNGIQEFPDNIKCCKGLSVVEASVNPITKLPDGFTQLLNLTQLFLNDAFLEYLPANFGRLSKLRILELRENHLKTMPKSIHRLTQLERLDLGSNEFSDVPEVLEQIHNLKELWMDNNSLQSIPGSLGKLRQLRYLDLAKNRIETLDTDVSGCESLEDLLLSSNMLQHLPDTIGMLKKLTTLKVDDNQLTSLPNTIGSAKPKQGLSLLEELDCSCNELESLPPTIGYLHSLRTFAADENFLSELPREIGNCKNVTVMSLRSNKLEFLPDEIGQMTKLRVLNLSDNRLKNLPFTFTKLKDLAALWLSDNQSKALIPLQTEAHPETKQKVLTNYMFPQQPRHDEDYQSDSDSFNPTLWEEQRQQRMTVAFDFEDKKEEEDNSGKVKVEINLKRYPTPYPEDLKNMVKSVQSLVGKSVHAGHPQLHQHQHQHQHQHQHQLQHQHQHQHQHQHQLSTGTATSAGTNMEHSHLSKEQYEPPWPLPPKEVTDREMQDFSQNQLMDQGSMHNSGIDIPKRKDKEDLTESSEDSMGGSPNDIRISDMRPTLVEPPMYKPKVVLLGKDKKESTDEEVDKLHCLNHSGSSATYSDYSPSQGSSGSSNPPANAHSHTHSHAHQHAPALPAPNKDQAPQTHWTNRLAQSFPKPIDSKPLLSQRETPPSGTLQQRGDRRPLSEPFDWSEAPHYDNTGFDAEESPLDPSSGGSQGNPPLGSKPRSQSTHGRRPLLRQERIVGVPLELDTQTLPFHSNQRSNPDNDPQSGPSSQNPWQNWTRTPSPLEDRTAFPSKLDMTPSSSPNPDRKDIDSRMEQGAGPLPGSWTYHNNQGDQNRKDQLTVSGGNKVTVVMSKSSDRLSPMMRETRSKFKKSQSIDEIDIGSYKVYSIPMDSYSSSIEQQTSLDRPELPGSMEQTSMSRSQSAPMLDDELGFPGHGHGHGHGNQNQPNQKPAIPQKAYHFDHNYNPQVTMDRRVPPPFPNTPDYVNHSSKALEYINQPGKTLPKELVSPRYRAYPPLEMFSFPQSPINQDGPSSQQQQPIPSQRSRPGFLRRADSLVSSTELALFRRVHEAQQEALQEAQYRQQADPPLYSRALAYSTPMEHSAVTNMADSQSQMLHNKRNGRYDDDYPTYQEQKKPMIGYPTKSLTQRRPLSARSYSTETYGASQARPVSARPTMAALLEKMPPDYTLATCPEKPSDDTIKVRPVVPQKPEDITSRMPADWRQQLLRHIEAKRLDRSGVLKHNTLTLGMLCQGGGHGQGRSSTLNFNLYNNTKHEPPAGRWLPLPPPPSANATPSQQAAMLDNDQEGLSGSNQWAPYSLGRRDVPPDNLMKKNAHPHNPSHQSHNTHMIVTSSTSSSSTTPHRVVGQQVYDGMMNKGGQYQPGMPLSVVPSGGQYQGNMSQGHSVPGQAYPGSGMSMAMSPSGNQPQYNPHSSHTSHQSSLPATNPQYHGNQGMVHSNQVVMTHTNPRPQSARCLLQTKGQKSTDGYQEQGIFVTRVQHDGPAASALQPGDKILQANGHSFLHMEHETAVSLLKSFQRTVDLTVLRDSSTR from the exons CAACTCTTCAACTGCCAGGCCTTGAAGAAGCTGAGCATGCCCGATAACGACCTGTCCAACCTGCCCACCACCATCGCCAGCTTGGTTAACCTCAAAGAGCTGGACATCAGTAAAAACG GTATCCAGGAGTTTCCAGACAATATAAAATGCTGTAAAGGCCTGTCTGTGGTGGAGGCCAGTGTCAACCCCATCACAAA ACTCCCAGATGGTTTCACGCAGCTCCTGAATCTGACACAGCTCTTCTTAAACGATGCCTTCCTGGAGTATCTGCCAGCTAACTTTGGCAG ACTCTCCAAACTACGGATCCTGGAGCTGAGAGAGAACCACCTGAAAACCATGCCAAA GTCCATCCACAGACTGACACAGTTGGAGAGGTTGGATCTGGGTAGCAATGAATTCTCTGACGTG CCGGAGGTGTTGGAGCAGATCCACAACCTGAAAGAGCTATGGATGGATAACAACTCTCTGCAGTCTATACCAGGG TCTTTAGGAAAACTACGTCAGTTGCGGTACTTGGACCTAGCTAAGAATCGCATCGAGACGTTGGACACGGATGTTTCCGGCTGCGAGTCCTTAGAGgacctgctgctgtcctccaaCATGCTGCAGCACCTTCCTGACACTATAg gaATGTTGAAGAAGCTGACAACATTGAAGGTAGATGACAACCAGCTGACCTCACTGCCTAACACAATCGGGAG TGCGAAGCCCAAGCAAGG TCTGTCTCTGTTGGAGGAGTTGGACTGTAGTTGTAATGAGTTGGAGTCGTTGCCTCCCACCATCGGCTACCTGCACAGCCTGAGGACCTTCGCCGCCGACGAGAACTTCCTCTCAGAGCTGCCCCGGGAG ATCGGTAACTGTAAGAACGTGACGGTGATGTCGCTGCGGTCCAACAAACTGGAGTTTCTTCCTGATGAGATAGGACAGATGACCAAACTACGAGTCCTGAACCTTAGTGACAACag gttaAAGAATCTACCGTTTACCTTTACTAAGCTGAAGGACCTGGCAGCTCTCTGGCTTTCTGACAATCAG tccAAGGCTCTGATCCCGCTGCAGACAGAAGCCCACCCTGAAACCAAACAGAAGGTTTTGACCAACTACATGTTTCCTCAGCAACCGCGACACGATGAGG attaCCAGTCGGACAGTGACAGCTTTAATCCTACTCTGTGGGAGGAACAGAGACAGCAGAGGATGACTGTGGCCTTTGACTTTGAGgacaagaaagaagaggaagacaactCTGGGAAGGTCAAG GTGGAGATAAACCTAAAGCGCTACCCAACACCCTACCCCGAGGACCTGAAGAACATGGTCAAGTCGGTGCAAAGCCTTGTGGGTAAAAGTGTACATGCCGGGCACCCGCAactacaccaacaccaacatcaacaccaacaccaacaccaacaccaactccagcaccagcaccagcatcagcaccagcaccagcaccagctgAGCACAGGCACTGCCACCTCGGCAGGAACCAACATGGAGCACTCGCACCTCAGCAAAGAACAGTACGAGCCACCGTGGCCCCTGCCCCCCAAAGAG gtgacagacagagagatgcaGGACTTCTCTCAGAATCAGCTAATGGATCAGGGATCAATGCATAACTCTGGCATCGACATTCCCAAGAGGAAGGACAAAGAGGACCTGACAGAGAGCTCTGAG GACTCGATGGGCGGCTCTCCCAATGACATCCGTATCTCCGACATGAGGCCCACCCTGGTGGAGCCACCGATGTACAAACCAAAGGTGGTGCTGCTGGGGAAGGACAAGAAAG AGTCGACAGATGAGGAGGTAGATAAGCTCCACTGCctcaaccacagcggctcctcGGCCACCTATTCCGACTACTCCCCCTCGCAGGGCTCCTCCGGCTCCTCCAACCCACCCGCCAACGCACACTCGCACACGCACTCTCACGCACATCAACACGCTCCCGCCCTGCCGGCCCCCAACAAGGACCAGGCCCCTCAGACGCACTGGACCAAcag ACTGGCTCAGTCATTCCCCAAGCCCATTGACTCCAAGCCTCTGCTATCTCAGAGAGAAACCCCTCCATCAGGAACCCTGCAGCAGCGCGGAGATCGACGTCCACTGAGCGAGCCTTTTGATTGGTCCGAGGCCCCTCACTACGACAACACAGGGTTCGACGCAGAGGAGTCTCCCCTGGATCCTTCATCCGGTGGGAGTCAGGGAAACCCACCGCTGGGCTCCAAACCCCGCAGCCAGTCAACACACGGGCGCCGCCCCCTCCTCAGGCAAGAGCGAATCGTAGGAGTCCCTCTAGAGCTGGACACTCAGACGCTCCCCTTCCACAGCAACCAACGCTCCAATCCGGACAATGACCCGCAATCCGGACCTTCATCTCAGAATCCCTGGCAGAACTGGACCAGAACCCCCAGCCCACTGGAGGATCGAACCGCTTTTCCCTCCAAACTGGACATGACGCCCTCCTCCAGCCCCAACCCTGACCGCAAGGACATAGACTCAAG AATGGAGCAAGGCGCAGGGCCTTTACCTGGCAGCTGGACGTATCACAACAATCAGGGGGACCAGAACAGGAAGGATCAGTTAACCGTCAGCGGGGGCAACAAGGTGACTGTGGTGATGAGTAAAAGCTCAGACCGCCTGTCCCCCATGATGAGGGAGACGAGATCCAAGTTTAAGAAGTCGCAGAGCATCGATGAGATCGACATTGGCTCCTACAAGGTTTACAG TATCCCCATGGACAGCTACAGTTCATCCATCGAGCAGCAGACTAGTCTGGATCGTCCAGAGTTGCCGGGTTCCATGGAGCAGACCAGCATGTCCCGGTCACAGTCCGCCCCCATGTTAGACGATGAGCTGGGCTTCCCGGGACACGGACATGGACACGGACACGGCAACCAGAACCAGCCGAACCAAAAACCTGCCATCCCACAGAAGGCATATCACTTCGACCACAACTACAACCCCCAG GTGACCATGGACCGTCGGGTCCCTCCCCCCTTCCCCAACACACCAGACTATGTCAACCACTCATCGAAGGCCTTGGAGTACATCAATCAACCAGGGAAGACATTACCCAAGGAGCTGGTGAGCCCTCGGTATCGTGCGTATCCACCGCTGgagatgttttctttcccccaGTCGCCAATCAACCAGGACGGTCCGtccagccagcagcagcagccgatCCCATCGCAGCGCTCGAGGCCAGGGTTCCTAAGGAGAGCCGATTCGTTGGTGAGCTCTACAGAGCTCGCCTTGTTCCGCAGAGTCCATGAAGCCCAGCAGGAGGCGCTGCAGGAAGCTCAGTACAGGCAGCAG GCGGACCCCCCTCTCTACAGTCGGGCTCTTGCCTACTCCACCCCCATGGAGCACTCTGCTGTCACCAACATGGCCGACAGTCAGAGCCAGATGCTGCACAACAAGAGAAACGGTCGCTATGATGACGACTACCCCACCTACCAGGAACAGAAGAAGCCAATGATTGGTTATCCGACCAAGAGCTTGACTCAGCGCCGCCCCCTGTCTGCCAGGAGCTACAGCACTGAGACCTACGGAGCATCTCAG GCCCGTCCAGTGTCAGCCCGTCCTACCATGGCTGCCCTGCTGGAGAAGATGCCCCCTGACTACACTCTGGCAACCTGCCCCGAGAAACCGTCCGATGACACCATCAAAGTAAGACCTGTCGTACCACAGAAACCTGAAGACATCACCTCCAGGATGCCTGCCGACTGGAGGCAACAGCTACTCAGGCACATAGAGGCCAAGCGATTGGACAGG AGTGGTGTCCTAAAGCACAACACGCTCACGCTGGGCATGCTCTGTCAGGGCGGGGGTCACGGCCAGGGGCGCAGCAGCACTTTGAACTTTAACCTTTACAATAACACTAAGCATGAGCCCCCTGCTGGCCGCTGGCTGCCactacctcctcctccatctgctaACGCT accCCCTCTCAACAGGCTGCCATGCTGGATAATGACCAGGAGGGCTTGTCGGGGAGCAACCAGTGGGCTCCCTACTCACTTGGCAGGAGGGACGTCCCACCTGACAATCTCATGAAGAAG AATGCCCACCCCCACAACCCTTCCCACcaatcacacaacacacacatgatcGTCActtcctctacctcctcctcgtCCACCACGCCTCATCGTGTGGTCGGGCAGCAGGTCTATGACGGCATGATGAACAAAGGCGGCCAATACCAACCAGGGATGCCCTTATCAGTCGTTCCCTCTGGGGGACAGTACCAAGGCAACATGTCTCAAG GCCATTCTGTTCCCGGACAGGCTTACCCCGGCTCTGGCATGTCCATGGCTATGTCCCCGTCTgggaaccagccccagtacaaCCCCCATTCCTCCCACACCTCCCATCAGTCCTCCCTCCCCGCCACCAACCCCCAGTACCACGGCAACCAGGGCATGGTCCATAGCAACCAGGTTGTCATGACCCACACCAACCCACGGCCCCAGAGCGCTCGCTGCCTGTTGCAGACTAAAGGCCAGAAGAGCACGGATGGTTACCAGGAACag GGTATCTTTGTTACTAGGGTACAGCATGATGGGCCCGCCGCCTCTGCCCTGCAGCCCGGAGACAAGATACTGCAG GCTAACGGACATAGTTTTTTACACATGGAGCACGAGACAGCCGTCTCTCTGCTGAAGAGTTTCCAGCGGACGGTGGACTTGACGGTTCTGAGAGACAGCAGCAcgcgctaa
- the lrrc7 gene encoding leucine-rich repeat-containing protein 7 isoform X8, which produces MDNYSTLQLQCLEMTTKRKLIGRLVPCRCFRGEEEVISVLDYSHCSLQQVPKEIFSFERTLEELYLDANQIEELPKQLFNCQALKKLSMPDNDLSNLPTTIASLVNLKELDISKNGIQEFPDNIKCCKGLSVVEASVNPITKLPDGFTQLLNLTQLFLNDAFLEYLPANFGRLSKLRILELRENHLKTMPKSIHRLTQLERLDLGSNEFSDVPEVLEQIHNLKELWMDNNSLQSIPGSLGKLRQLRYLDLAKNRIETLDTDVSGCESLEDLLLSSNMLQHLPDTIGMLKKLTTLKVDDNQLTSLPNTIGSLSLLEELDCSCNELESLPPTIGYLHSLRTFAADENFLSELPREIGNCKNVTVMSLRSNKLEFLPDEIGQMTKLRVLNLSDNRLKNLPFTFTKLKDLAALWLSDNQSKALIPLQTEAHPETKQKVLTNYMFPQQPRHDEDYQSDSDSFNPTLWEEQRQQRMTVAFDFEDKKEEEDNSGKVKVEINLKRYPTPYPEDLKNMVKSVQSLVGKSVHAGHPQLHQHQHQHQHQHQHQLQHQHQHQHQHQHQLSTGTATSAGTNMEHSHLSKEQYEPPWPLPPKEVTDREMQDFSQNQLMDQGSMHNSGIDIPKRKDKEDLTESSEDSMGGSPNDIRISDMRPTLVEPPMYKPKVVLLGKDKKESTDEEVDKLHCLNHSGSSATYSDYSPSQGSSGSSNPPANAHSHTHSHAHQHAPALPAPNKDQAPQTHWTNRLAQSFPKPIDSKPLLSQRETPPSGTLQQRGDRRPLSEPFDWSEAPHYDNTGFDAEESPLDPSSGGSQGNPPLGSKPRSQSTHGRRPLLRQERIVGVPLELDTQTLPFHSNQRSNPDNDPQSGPSSQNPWQNWTRTPSPLEDRTAFPSKLDMTPSSSPNPDRKDIDSRMEQGAGPLPGSWTYHNNQGDQNRKDQLTVSGGNKVTVVMSKSSDRLSPMMRETRSKFKKSQSIDEIDIGSYKVYSIPMDSYSSSIEQQTSLDRPELPGSMEQTSMSRSQSAPMLDDELGFPGHGHGHGHGNQNQPNQKPAIPQKAYHFDHNYNPQVTMDRRVPPPFPNTPDYVNHSSKALEYINQPGKTLPKELVSPRYRAYPPLEMFSFPQSPINQDGPSSQQQQPIPSQRSRPGFLRRADSLVSSTELALFRRVHEAQQEALQEAQYRQQADPPLYSRALAYSTPMEHSAVTNMADSQSQMLHNKRNGRYDDDYPTYQEQKKPMIGYPTKSLTQRRPLSARSYSTETYGASQARPVSARPTMAALLEKMPPDYTLATCPEKPSDDTIKVRPVVPQKPEDITSRMPADWRQQLLRHIEAKRLDRSGVLKHNTLTLGMLCQGGGHGQGRSSTLNFNLYNNTKHEPPAGRWLPLPPPPSANATPSQQAAMLDNDQEGLSGSNQWAPYSLGRRDVPPDNLMKKNAHPHNPSHQSHNTHMIVTSSTSSSSTTPHRVVGQQVYDGMMNKGGQYQPGMPLSVVPSGGQYQGNMSQGHSVPGQAYPGSGMSMAMSPSGNQPQYNPHSSHTSHQSSLPATNPQYHGNQGMVHSNQVVMTHTNPRPQSARCLLQTKGQKSTDGYQEQLCMRIEKNPGLGFSISGGISGQGNPFKPSDMGIFVTRVQHDGPAASALQPGDKILQANGHSFLHMEHETAVSLLKSFQRTVDLTVLRDSSTR; this is translated from the exons CAACTCTTCAACTGCCAGGCCTTGAAGAAGCTGAGCATGCCCGATAACGACCTGTCCAACCTGCCCACCACCATCGCCAGCTTGGTTAACCTCAAAGAGCTGGACATCAGTAAAAACG GTATCCAGGAGTTTCCAGACAATATAAAATGCTGTAAAGGCCTGTCTGTGGTGGAGGCCAGTGTCAACCCCATCACAAA ACTCCCAGATGGTTTCACGCAGCTCCTGAATCTGACACAGCTCTTCTTAAACGATGCCTTCCTGGAGTATCTGCCAGCTAACTTTGGCAG ACTCTCCAAACTACGGATCCTGGAGCTGAGAGAGAACCACCTGAAAACCATGCCAAA GTCCATCCACAGACTGACACAGTTGGAGAGGTTGGATCTGGGTAGCAATGAATTCTCTGACGTG CCGGAGGTGTTGGAGCAGATCCACAACCTGAAAGAGCTATGGATGGATAACAACTCTCTGCAGTCTATACCAGGG TCTTTAGGAAAACTACGTCAGTTGCGGTACTTGGACCTAGCTAAGAATCGCATCGAGACGTTGGACACGGATGTTTCCGGCTGCGAGTCCTTAGAGgacctgctgctgtcctccaaCATGCTGCAGCACCTTCCTGACACTATAg gaATGTTGAAGAAGCTGACAACATTGAAGGTAGATGACAACCAGCTGACCTCACTGCCTAACACAATCGGGAG TCTGTCTCTGTTGGAGGAGTTGGACTGTAGTTGTAATGAGTTGGAGTCGTTGCCTCCCACCATCGGCTACCTGCACAGCCTGAGGACCTTCGCCGCCGACGAGAACTTCCTCTCAGAGCTGCCCCGGGAG ATCGGTAACTGTAAGAACGTGACGGTGATGTCGCTGCGGTCCAACAAACTGGAGTTTCTTCCTGATGAGATAGGACAGATGACCAAACTACGAGTCCTGAACCTTAGTGACAACag gttaAAGAATCTACCGTTTACCTTTACTAAGCTGAAGGACCTGGCAGCTCTCTGGCTTTCTGACAATCAG tccAAGGCTCTGATCCCGCTGCAGACAGAAGCCCACCCTGAAACCAAACAGAAGGTTTTGACCAACTACATGTTTCCTCAGCAACCGCGACACGATGAGG attaCCAGTCGGACAGTGACAGCTTTAATCCTACTCTGTGGGAGGAACAGAGACAGCAGAGGATGACTGTGGCCTTTGACTTTGAGgacaagaaagaagaggaagacaactCTGGGAAGGTCAAG GTGGAGATAAACCTAAAGCGCTACCCAACACCCTACCCCGAGGACCTGAAGAACATGGTCAAGTCGGTGCAAAGCCTTGTGGGTAAAAGTGTACATGCCGGGCACCCGCAactacaccaacaccaacatcaacaccaacaccaacaccaacaccaactccagcaccagcaccagcatcagcaccagcaccagcaccagctgAGCACAGGCACTGCCACCTCGGCAGGAACCAACATGGAGCACTCGCACCTCAGCAAAGAACAGTACGAGCCACCGTGGCCCCTGCCCCCCAAAGAG gtgacagacagagagatgcaGGACTTCTCTCAGAATCAGCTAATGGATCAGGGATCAATGCATAACTCTGGCATCGACATTCCCAAGAGGAAGGACAAAGAGGACCTGACAGAGAGCTCTGAG GACTCGATGGGCGGCTCTCCCAATGACATCCGTATCTCCGACATGAGGCCCACCCTGGTGGAGCCACCGATGTACAAACCAAAGGTGGTGCTGCTGGGGAAGGACAAGAAAG AGTCGACAGATGAGGAGGTAGATAAGCTCCACTGCctcaaccacagcggctcctcGGCCACCTATTCCGACTACTCCCCCTCGCAGGGCTCCTCCGGCTCCTCCAACCCACCCGCCAACGCACACTCGCACACGCACTCTCACGCACATCAACACGCTCCCGCCCTGCCGGCCCCCAACAAGGACCAGGCCCCTCAGACGCACTGGACCAAcag ACTGGCTCAGTCATTCCCCAAGCCCATTGACTCCAAGCCTCTGCTATCTCAGAGAGAAACCCCTCCATCAGGAACCCTGCAGCAGCGCGGAGATCGACGTCCACTGAGCGAGCCTTTTGATTGGTCCGAGGCCCCTCACTACGACAACACAGGGTTCGACGCAGAGGAGTCTCCCCTGGATCCTTCATCCGGTGGGAGTCAGGGAAACCCACCGCTGGGCTCCAAACCCCGCAGCCAGTCAACACACGGGCGCCGCCCCCTCCTCAGGCAAGAGCGAATCGTAGGAGTCCCTCTAGAGCTGGACACTCAGACGCTCCCCTTCCACAGCAACCAACGCTCCAATCCGGACAATGACCCGCAATCCGGACCTTCATCTCAGAATCCCTGGCAGAACTGGACCAGAACCCCCAGCCCACTGGAGGATCGAACCGCTTTTCCCTCCAAACTGGACATGACGCCCTCCTCCAGCCCCAACCCTGACCGCAAGGACATAGACTCAAG AATGGAGCAAGGCGCAGGGCCTTTACCTGGCAGCTGGACGTATCACAACAATCAGGGGGACCAGAACAGGAAGGATCAGTTAACCGTCAGCGGGGGCAACAAGGTGACTGTGGTGATGAGTAAAAGCTCAGACCGCCTGTCCCCCATGATGAGGGAGACGAGATCCAAGTTTAAGAAGTCGCAGAGCATCGATGAGATCGACATTGGCTCCTACAAGGTTTACAG TATCCCCATGGACAGCTACAGTTCATCCATCGAGCAGCAGACTAGTCTGGATCGTCCAGAGTTGCCGGGTTCCATGGAGCAGACCAGCATGTCCCGGTCACAGTCCGCCCCCATGTTAGACGATGAGCTGGGCTTCCCGGGACACGGACATGGACACGGACACGGCAACCAGAACCAGCCGAACCAAAAACCTGCCATCCCACAGAAGGCATATCACTTCGACCACAACTACAACCCCCAG GTGACCATGGACCGTCGGGTCCCTCCCCCCTTCCCCAACACACCAGACTATGTCAACCACTCATCGAAGGCCTTGGAGTACATCAATCAACCAGGGAAGACATTACCCAAGGAGCTGGTGAGCCCTCGGTATCGTGCGTATCCACCGCTGgagatgttttctttcccccaGTCGCCAATCAACCAGGACGGTCCGtccagccagcagcagcagccgatCCCATCGCAGCGCTCGAGGCCAGGGTTCCTAAGGAGAGCCGATTCGTTGGTGAGCTCTACAGAGCTCGCCTTGTTCCGCAGAGTCCATGAAGCCCAGCAGGAGGCGCTGCAGGAAGCTCAGTACAGGCAGCAG GCGGACCCCCCTCTCTACAGTCGGGCTCTTGCCTACTCCACCCCCATGGAGCACTCTGCTGTCACCAACATGGCCGACAGTCAGAGCCAGATGCTGCACAACAAGAGAAACGGTCGCTATGATGACGACTACCCCACCTACCAGGAACAGAAGAAGCCAATGATTGGTTATCCGACCAAGAGCTTGACTCAGCGCCGCCCCCTGTCTGCCAGGAGCTACAGCACTGAGACCTACGGAGCATCTCAG GCCCGTCCAGTGTCAGCCCGTCCTACCATGGCTGCCCTGCTGGAGAAGATGCCCCCTGACTACACTCTGGCAACCTGCCCCGAGAAACCGTCCGATGACACCATCAAAGTAAGACCTGTCGTACCACAGAAACCTGAAGACATCACCTCCAGGATGCCTGCCGACTGGAGGCAACAGCTACTCAGGCACATAGAGGCCAAGCGATTGGACAGG AGTGGTGTCCTAAAGCACAACACGCTCACGCTGGGCATGCTCTGTCAGGGCGGGGGTCACGGCCAGGGGCGCAGCAGCACTTTGAACTTTAACCTTTACAATAACACTAAGCATGAGCCCCCTGCTGGCCGCTGGCTGCCactacctcctcctccatctgctaACGCT accCCCTCTCAACAGGCTGCCATGCTGGATAATGACCAGGAGGGCTTGTCGGGGAGCAACCAGTGGGCTCCCTACTCACTTGGCAGGAGGGACGTCCCACCTGACAATCTCATGAAGAAG AATGCCCACCCCCACAACCCTTCCCACcaatcacacaacacacacatgatcGTCActtcctctacctcctcctcgtCCACCACGCCTCATCGTGTGGTCGGGCAGCAGGTCTATGACGGCATGATGAACAAAGGCGGCCAATACCAACCAGGGATGCCCTTATCAGTCGTTCCCTCTGGGGGACAGTACCAAGGCAACATGTCTCAAG GCCATTCTGTTCCCGGACAGGCTTACCCCGGCTCTGGCATGTCCATGGCTATGTCCCCGTCTgggaaccagccccagtacaaCCCCCATTCCTCCCACACCTCCCATCAGTCCTCCCTCCCCGCCACCAACCCCCAGTACCACGGCAACCAGGGCATGGTCCATAGCAACCAGGTTGTCATGACCCACACCAACCCACGGCCCCAGAGCGCTCGCTGCCTGTTGCAGACTAAAGGCCAGAAGAGCACGGATGGTTACCAGGAACag TTGTGTATGAGAATAGAGAAGAACCCTGGTCTTGGTTTCAGTATCTCTGGTGGCATCAGCGGCCAGGGGAACCCCTTCAAACCCTCCGACATG GGTATCTTTGTTACTAGGGTACAGCATGATGGGCCCGCCGCCTCTGCCCTGCAGCCCGGAGACAAGATACTGCAG GCTAACGGACATAGTTTTTTACACATGGAGCACGAGACAGCCGTCTCTCTGCTGAAGAGTTTCCAGCGGACGGTGGACTTGACGGTTCTGAGAGACAGCAGCAcgcgctaa